The Bubalus bubalis isolate 160015118507 breed Murrah chromosome 18, NDDB_SH_1, whole genome shotgun sequence genome contains a region encoding:
- the LOC123330143 gene encoding endogenous retrovirus group K member 13-1 Env polyprotein-like isoform X7, which yields MPKRRAGCRKGCLFVGESGYADHDNGWSLYITGVTKESGIPQRRNGTGPLDIPFCDFGTRGRVTAAPWKLCRDGTATVYNIFGTNESLWDWSPDSARNPGAQDNRNFASRIWNLGGSKVFQTEIWKLAAALGCEGSYLQVGSKVRHGYLWNLTMRYPRACVPHPYALLVGSVNIQPGLQNYDVTCNNCTLTNCIRGITNQTRVLVLRQPAFVMAPVKINGSWYDERGLELWREVEGALMRYHRGIGLVILGFVALVTLIASSITAALTLAHSVQTATFVNNLAQNVSVTLGTQEDIDKKLED from the exons ATGCCAAAGCGCCGCGCTGGCTGCCGGAAAG GATGTCTTTTTGTTGGGGAGTCAGGATATGCTGATCATGACAATGGTTGGAGCCTATACATTACTGGAGTAACGAAAGAATCTGGAATTCCTCAACGACGTAATGGAACTGGTCCTTTAGATATCCCTTTCTGCGACTTTGGAACAAGGGGAAGAGTCACTGCTGCACCATGGAAACTGTGTCGAGATGGAACTGCTACAGTTTATAACATATTTGGGACAAATGAGTCATTGTGGGACTGGTCTCCAGACTCGGCCCGAAACCCTGGAGCTCAGGACAATAGGAACTTTGCATCCCGTATTTGGAACTTGGGTGGCTCTAAAGTGTTCCAAACAGAAATCTGGAAATTAGCTGCTGCCCTTGGATGTGAGGGTTCCTACCTTCAGGTGGGATCGAAAGTGAGACACGGTTATTTATGGAATCTCACCATGAGGTACCCTCGTGCATGTGTGCCTCACCCTTATGCTTTACTAGTAGGATCTGTAAACATACAACCTGGGTTACAAAATTATGATGTAACTTGTAACAATTGTACCTTAACTAACTGCATTAGGGGAATTACTAATCAAACTAGGGTTCTAGTCTTAAGACAGCCTGCTTTTGTTATGGCTCCTGTAAAGATCAATGGGTCTTGGTATGATGAAAGAGGACTTGAACTTTGGAGAGAAGTAGAGGGTGCTTTAATGCGTTATCATAGGGGAATAGGGTTAGTAATTCTGGGATTTGTAGCTTTGGTAACCCTTATTGCTTCCTCGATTACTGCAGCCCTGACCCTGGCACACTCAGTGCAAACTGCAACTTTTGTTAATAATCTGGCACAAAATGTATCCGTTACCCTGGGGACTCAAGAAGATATTGACAAAAAGCTAGAAGATTGA
- the LOC123330143 gene encoding endogenous retrovirus group K member 13-1 Env polyprotein-like isoform X6 has product MFVFSHRMPKRRAGCRKGCLFVGESGYADHDNGWSLYITGVTKESGIPQRRNGTGPLDIPFCDFGTRGRVTAAPWKLCRDGTATVYNIFGTNESLWDWSPDSARNPGAQDNRNFASRIWNLGGSKVFQTEIWKLAAALGCEGSYLQVGSKVRHGYLWNLTMRYPRACVPHPYALLVGSVNIQPGLQNYDVTCNNCTLTNCIRGITNQTRVLVLRQPAFVMAPVKINGSWYDERGLELWREVEGALMRYHRGIGLVILGFVALVTLIASSITAALTLAHSVQTATFVNNLAQNVSVTLGTQEDIDKKLED; this is encoded by the exons ATGTTTGTGTTTTCCCACAGGATGCCAAAGCGCCGCGCTGGCTGCCGGAAAG GATGTCTTTTTGTTGGGGAGTCAGGATATGCTGATCATGACAATGGTTGGAGCCTATACATTACTGGAGTAACGAAAGAATCTGGAATTCCTCAACGACGTAATGGAACTGGTCCTTTAGATATCCCTTTCTGCGACTTTGGAACAAGGGGAAGAGTCACTGCTGCACCATGGAAACTGTGTCGAGATGGAACTGCTACAGTTTATAACATATTTGGGACAAATGAGTCATTGTGGGACTGGTCTCCAGACTCGGCCCGAAACCCTGGAGCTCAGGACAATAGGAACTTTGCATCCCGTATTTGGAACTTGGGTGGCTCTAAAGTGTTCCAAACAGAAATCTGGAAATTAGCTGCTGCCCTTGGATGTGAGGGTTCCTACCTTCAGGTGGGATCGAAAGTGAGACACGGTTATTTATGGAATCTCACCATGAGGTACCCTCGTGCATGTGTGCCTCACCCTTATGCTTTACTAGTAGGATCTGTAAACATACAACCTGGGTTACAAAATTATGATGTAACTTGTAACAATTGTACCTTAACTAACTGCATTAGGGGAATTACTAATCAAACTAGGGTTCTAGTCTTAAGACAGCCTGCTTTTGTTATGGCTCCTGTAAAGATCAATGGGTCTTGGTATGATGAAAGAGGACTTGAACTTTGGAGAGAAGTAGAGGGTGCTTTAATGCGTTATCATAGGGGAATAGGGTTAGTAATTCTGGGATTTGTAGCTTTGGTAACCCTTATTGCTTCCTCGATTACTGCAGCCCTGACCCTGGCACACTCAGTGCAAACTGCAACTTTTGTTAATAATCTGGCACAAAATGTATCCGTTACCCTGGGGACTCAAGAAGATATTGACAAAAAGCTAGAAGATTGA
- the LOC123330143 gene encoding endogenous retrovirus group K member 113 Env polyprotein-like isoform X1: protein MGQGNSRQLFVHILKTMLKGRGIHVNKLQLEKFLLFIEEVCPWFPEEGTVSLKTWKKIRKQLQTYYSLHGPNRVPVDAFSLWTLIRDCLDPEHEGHKIQTALRDSRGPEVAEPSAPPPEPLYAVPEGTACKAGGNDDVLSSDEQEELNEQAAQYHREDMPWEMMVNMQSPLGKGELKHSGLSEEQLENLIQKSVIAVKKEAQGDSHSSQPVPPAYPPSVLAGLDPPPPFVEPRELISIPASLPGENIKIRSEILLSPLQQAIKRANEEGEHIPGFSGIYPVFENSQQQRMPKRRAGCRKGWYARRRRSLVNQMKRLAIQEHDELPSQQQLQALMREAQNRVAVQGDPISPLSFLITLLIILNQINTAHSEEYSNAYWAYFPDPPLLQPVGWEGRSIPIYTNDTVALGGFSDKHIIPNQVNLSYHGVFDRLPICLSRYFNSTGCLFVGESGYADHDNGWSLYITGVTKESGIPQRRNGTGPLDIPFCDFGTRGRVTAAPWKLCRDGTATVYNIFGTNESLWDWSPDSARNPGAQDNRNFASRIWNLGGSKVFQTEIWKLAAALGCEGSYLQVGSKVRHGYLWNLTMRYPRACVPHPYALLVGSVNIQPGLQNYDVTCNNCTLTNCIRGITNQTRVLVLRQPAFVMAPVKINGSWYDERGLELWREVEGALMRYHRGIGLVILGFVALVTLIASSITAALTLAHSVQTATFVNNLAQNVSVTLGTQEDIDKKLED, encoded by the exons ATGGGACAAGGCAATAGCCGCCAGTTATTTGTACATATATTGAAAACTATGTTAAAAGGTAGGGGAATTCATGTAAATAAGTTACAGCTagagaagtttttactttttatagagGAGGTTTGTCCCTGGTTTccagaggaaggaacagttagtctGAAAACTtggaaaaagataagaaaacaatTGCAGACATATTACTCCTTACATGGTCCCAATCGTGTTCCTGTGGATGCTTTTTCTTTATGGACTCTCATAAGAGACTGTCTGGATCCTGAACATGAGGGGCATAAGATTCAAACGGCTCTCAGGGATTCCAGGGGACCCGAAGTTGCAGAGCCTTCCGCCCCTCCGCCTGAGCCGCTTTATGCTGTGCCTGAGGGAACAGCTTGTAAGGCTGGAGGGAATGATGATGTGTTAAGCTCTGATGAACAGGAAGAGTTAAATGAACAAGCAGCTCAGTACCATAGAGAGGATATGCCTTGGGAGATGATGGTTAACATGCAATCCCCCTTGGGAAAAGGGGAATTAAAGCATTCAGGGCTTTCTGAAGAACAgctggagaatttaattcagaagagTGTTATAGCAGTTAAAAAGGAGGCACAGGGAGActcccactccagccagcctgtGCCTCCAGCATATCCTCCCTCGGTTCTTGCTGGACTCGATCCACCTCCGCCTTTTGTAGAACCGCGAGAGCTTATTTCTATCCCTGCTTCTTTACCcggtgaaaacataaaaattagaagtGAGATATTATTATCTCCTCTTCAACAAGCAATTAAGCGAGCTAATGAAGAAGGAGAACATATTCCCGGGTTTTCAGGAATCTATCCAGTGTTTGAAAATTCTCAACAGCAGAG GATGCCAAAGCGCCGCGCTGGCTGCCGGAAAGGTTGGTACGCACGGCGGAGACGATCGCTAGTAAACCAGATGAAGAGATTGGCGATTCAAGAGCATGATGAATTACCATCTCAGCAACAACTTCAGGCATTGATGCGAGAGGCACAGAATCGTGTTGCTGTGCAGGGCGATCCGATATCGCCTTTAAGCTTCCTGATAaccttattaattatcttaaaTCAGATTAATACTGCACATTCTGAAGAATATTCAAATGCTTACTGGGCTTATTTTCCCgatcctccccttctccaaccGGTGGGCTGGGAGGGTCGGTCCATTCCCATATACACTAATGATACTGTAGCTTTGGGTGGTTTTTCAGATAAACATATTATTCCTAATCAAGTTAATTTATCTTATCATGGAGTGTTTGATCGCTTACCTATTTGTCTGTCTAGATATTTTAATTCAACAGGATGTCTTTTTGTTGGGGAGTCAGGATATGCTGATCATGACAATGGTTGGAGCCTATACATTACTGGAGTAACGAAAGAATCTGGAATTCCTCAACGACGTAATGGAACTGGTCCTTTAGATATCCCTTTCTGCGACTTTGGAACAAGGGGAAGAGTCACTGCTGCACCATGGAAACTGTGTCGAGATGGAACTGCTACAGTTTATAACATATTTGGGACAAATGAGTCATTGTGGGACTGGTCTCCAGACTCGGCCCGAAACCCTGGAGCTCAGGACAATAGGAACTTTGCATCCCGTATTTGGAACTTGGGTGGCTCTAAAGTGTTCCAAACAGAAATCTGGAAATTAGCTGCTGCCCTTGGATGTGAGGGTTCCTACCTTCAGGTGGGATCGAAAGTGAGACACGGTTATTTATGGAATCTCACCATGAGGTACCCTCGTGCATGTGTGCCTCACCCTTATGCTTTACTAGTAGGATCTGTAAACATACAACCTGGGTTACAAAATTATGATGTAACTTGTAACAATTGTACCTTAACTAACTGCATTAGGGGAATTACTAATCAAACTAGGGTTCTAGTCTTAAGACAGCCTGCTTTTGTTATGGCTCCTGTAAAGATCAATGGGTCTTGGTATGATGAAAGAGGACTTGAACTTTGGAGAGAAGTAGAGGGTGCTTTAATGCGTTATCATAGGGGAATAGGGTTAGTAATTCTGGGATTTGTAGCTTTGGTAACCCTTATTGCTTCCTCGATTACTGCAGCCCTGACCCTGGCACACTCAGTGCAAACTGCAACTTTTGTTAATAATCTGGCACAAAATGTATCCGTTACCCTGGGGACTCAAGAAGATATTGACAAAAAGCTAGAAGATTGA
- the LOC123330143 gene encoding endogenous retrovirus group K member 113 Env polyprotein-like isoform X4, whose amino-acid sequence MPKRRAGCRKGWYARRRRSLVNQMKRLAIQEHDELPSQQQLQALMREAQNRVAVQGDPISPLSFLITLLIILNQINTAHSEEYSNAYWAYFPDPPLLQPVGWEGRSIPIYTNDTVALGGFSDKHIIPNQVNLSYHGVFDRLPICLSRYFNSTGCLFVGESGYADHDNGWSLYITGVTKESGIPQRRNGTGPLDIPFCDFGTRGRVTAAPWKLCRDGTATVYNIFGTNESLWDWSPDSARNPGAQDNRNFASRIWNLGGSKVFQTEIWKLAAALGCEGSYLQVGSKVRHGYLWNLTMRYPRACVPHPYALLVGSVNIQPGLQNYDVTCNNCTLTNCIRGITNQTRVLVLRQPAFVMAPVKINGSWYDERGLELWREVEGALMRYHRGIGLVILGFVALVTLIASSITAALTLAHSVQTATFVNNLAQNVSVTLGTQEDIDKKLED is encoded by the coding sequence ATGCCAAAGCGCCGCGCTGGCTGCCGGAAAGGTTGGTACGCACGGCGGAGACGATCGCTAGTAAACCAGATGAAGAGATTGGCGATTCAAGAGCATGATGAATTACCATCTCAGCAACAACTTCAGGCATTGATGCGAGAGGCACAGAATCGTGTTGCTGTGCAGGGCGATCCGATATCGCCTTTAAGCTTCCTGATAaccttattaattatcttaaaTCAGATTAATACTGCACATTCTGAAGAATATTCAAATGCTTACTGGGCTTATTTTCCCgatcctccccttctccaaccGGTGGGCTGGGAGGGTCGGTCCATTCCCATATACACTAATGATACTGTAGCTTTGGGTGGTTTTTCAGATAAACATATTATTCCTAATCAAGTTAATTTATCTTATCATGGAGTGTTTGATCGCTTACCTATTTGTCTGTCTAGATATTTTAATTCAACAGGATGTCTTTTTGTTGGGGAGTCAGGATATGCTGATCATGACAATGGTTGGAGCCTATACATTACTGGAGTAACGAAAGAATCTGGAATTCCTCAACGACGTAATGGAACTGGTCCTTTAGATATCCCTTTCTGCGACTTTGGAACAAGGGGAAGAGTCACTGCTGCACCATGGAAACTGTGTCGAGATGGAACTGCTACAGTTTATAACATATTTGGGACAAATGAGTCATTGTGGGACTGGTCTCCAGACTCGGCCCGAAACCCTGGAGCTCAGGACAATAGGAACTTTGCATCCCGTATTTGGAACTTGGGTGGCTCTAAAGTGTTCCAAACAGAAATCTGGAAATTAGCTGCTGCCCTTGGATGTGAGGGTTCCTACCTTCAGGTGGGATCGAAAGTGAGACACGGTTATTTATGGAATCTCACCATGAGGTACCCTCGTGCATGTGTGCCTCACCCTTATGCTTTACTAGTAGGATCTGTAAACATACAACCTGGGTTACAAAATTATGATGTAACTTGTAACAATTGTACCTTAACTAACTGCATTAGGGGAATTACTAATCAAACTAGGGTTCTAGTCTTAAGACAGCCTGCTTTTGTTATGGCTCCTGTAAAGATCAATGGGTCTTGGTATGATGAAAGAGGACTTGAACTTTGGAGAGAAGTAGAGGGTGCTTTAATGCGTTATCATAGGGGAATAGGGTTAGTAATTCTGGGATTTGTAGCTTTGGTAACCCTTATTGCTTCCTCGATTACTGCAGCCCTGACCCTGGCACACTCAGTGCAAACTGCAACTTTTGTTAATAATCTGGCACAAAATGTATCCGTTACCCTGGGGACTCAAGAAGATATTGACAAAAAGCTAGAAGATTGA
- the LOC123330143 gene encoding endogenous retrovirus group K member 7 Gag polyprotein-like isoform X5 produces MGQGNSRQLFVHILKTMLKGRGIHVNKLQLEKFLLFIEEVCPWFPEEGTVSLKTWKKIRKQLQTYYSLHGPNRVPVDAFSLWTLIRDCLDPEHEGHKIQTALRDSRGPEVAEPSAPPPEPLYAVPEGTACKAGGNDDVLSSDEQEELNEQAAQYHREDMPWEMMVNMQSPLGKGELKHSGLSEEQLENLIQKSVIAVKKEAQGDSHSSQPVPPAYPPSVLAGLDPPPPFVEPRELISIPASLPGENIKIRSEILLSPLQQAIKRANEEGEHIPGFSGIYPVFENSQQQRMPKRRAGCRKDILIQQDVFLLGSQDMLIMTMVGAYTLLE; encoded by the exons ATGGGACAAGGCAATAGCCGCCAGTTATTTGTACATATATTGAAAACTATGTTAAAAGGTAGGGGAATTCATGTAAATAAGTTACAGCTagagaagtttttactttttatagagGAGGTTTGTCCCTGGTTTccagaggaaggaacagttagtctGAAAACTtggaaaaagataagaaaacaatTGCAGACATATTACTCCTTACATGGTCCCAATCGTGTTCCTGTGGATGCTTTTTCTTTATGGACTCTCATAAGAGACTGTCTGGATCCTGAACATGAGGGGCATAAGATTCAAACGGCTCTCAGGGATTCCAGGGGACCCGAAGTTGCAGAGCCTTCCGCCCCTCCGCCTGAGCCGCTTTATGCTGTGCCTGAGGGAACAGCTTGTAAGGCTGGAGGGAATGATGATGTGTTAAGCTCTGATGAACAGGAAGAGTTAAATGAACAAGCAGCTCAGTACCATAGAGAGGATATGCCTTGGGAGATGATGGTTAACATGCAATCCCCCTTGGGAAAAGGGGAATTAAAGCATTCAGGGCTTTCTGAAGAACAgctggagaatttaattcagaagagTGTTATAGCAGTTAAAAAGGAGGCACAGGGAGActcccactccagccagcctgtGCCTCCAGCATATCCTCCCTCGGTTCTTGCTGGACTCGATCCACCTCCGCCTTTTGTAGAACCGCGAGAGCTTATTTCTATCCCTGCTTCTTTACCcggtgaaaacataaaaattagaagtGAGATATTATTATCTCCTCTTCAACAAGCAATTAAGCGAGCTAATGAAGAAGGAGAACATATTCCCGGGTTTTCAGGAATCTATCCAGTGTTTGAAAATTCTCAACAGCAGAG GATGCCAAAGCGCCGCGCTGGCTGCCGGAAAG ATATTTTAATTCAACAGGATGTCTTTTTGTTGGGGAGTCAGGATATGCTGATCATGACAATGGTTGGAGCCTATACATTACTGGAGTAA
- the LOC123330143 gene encoding uncharacterized protein LOC123330143 isoform X2 — protein sequence MGQGNSRQLFVHILKTMLKGRGIHVNKLQLEKFLLFIEEVCPWFPEEGTVSLKTWKKIRKQLQTYYSLHGPNRVPVDAFSLWTLIRDCLDPEHEGHKIQTALRDSRGPEVAEPSAPPPEPLYAVPEGTACKAGGNDDVLSSDEQEELNEQAAQYHREDMPWEMMVNMQSPLGKGELKHSGLSEEQLENLIQKSVIAVKKEAQGDSHSSQPVPPAYPPSVLAGLDPPPPFVEPRELISIPASLPGENIKIRSEILLSPLQQAIKRANEEGEHIPGFSGIYPVFENSQQQRMPKRRAGCRKGCLFVGESGYADHDNGWSLYITGVTKESGIPQRRNGTGPLDIPFCDFGTRGRVTAAPWKLCRDGTATVYNIFGTNESLWDWSPDSARNPGAQDNRNFASRIWNLGGSKVFQTEIWKLAAALGCEGSYLQVGSKVRHGYLWNLTMRYPRACVPHPYALLVGSVNIQPGLQNYDVTCNNCTLTNCIRGITNQTRVLVLRQPAFVMAPVKINGSWYDERGLELWREVEGALMRYHRGIGLVILGFVALVTLIASSITAALTLAHSVQTATFVNNLAQNVSVTLGTQEDIDKKLED from the exons ATGGGACAAGGCAATAGCCGCCAGTTATTTGTACATATATTGAAAACTATGTTAAAAGGTAGGGGAATTCATGTAAATAAGTTACAGCTagagaagtttttactttttatagagGAGGTTTGTCCCTGGTTTccagaggaaggaacagttagtctGAAAACTtggaaaaagataagaaaacaatTGCAGACATATTACTCCTTACATGGTCCCAATCGTGTTCCTGTGGATGCTTTTTCTTTATGGACTCTCATAAGAGACTGTCTGGATCCTGAACATGAGGGGCATAAGATTCAAACGGCTCTCAGGGATTCCAGGGGACCCGAAGTTGCAGAGCCTTCCGCCCCTCCGCCTGAGCCGCTTTATGCTGTGCCTGAGGGAACAGCTTGTAAGGCTGGAGGGAATGATGATGTGTTAAGCTCTGATGAACAGGAAGAGTTAAATGAACAAGCAGCTCAGTACCATAGAGAGGATATGCCTTGGGAGATGATGGTTAACATGCAATCCCCCTTGGGAAAAGGGGAATTAAAGCATTCAGGGCTTTCTGAAGAACAgctggagaatttaattcagaagagTGTTATAGCAGTTAAAAAGGAGGCACAGGGAGActcccactccagccagcctgtGCCTCCAGCATATCCTCCCTCGGTTCTTGCTGGACTCGATCCACCTCCGCCTTTTGTAGAACCGCGAGAGCTTATTTCTATCCCTGCTTCTTTACCcggtgaaaacataaaaattagaagtGAGATATTATTATCTCCTCTTCAACAAGCAATTAAGCGAGCTAATGAAGAAGGAGAACATATTCCCGGGTTTTCAGGAATCTATCCAGTGTTTGAAAATTCTCAACAGCAGAG GATGCCAAAGCGCCGCGCTGGCTGCCGGAAAG GATGTCTTTTTGTTGGGGAGTCAGGATATGCTGATCATGACAATGGTTGGAGCCTATACATTACTGGAGTAACGAAAGAATCTGGAATTCCTCAACGACGTAATGGAACTGGTCCTTTAGATATCCCTTTCTGCGACTTTGGAACAAGGGGAAGAGTCACTGCTGCACCATGGAAACTGTGTCGAGATGGAACTGCTACAGTTTATAACATATTTGGGACAAATGAGTCATTGTGGGACTGGTCTCCAGACTCGGCCCGAAACCCTGGAGCTCAGGACAATAGGAACTTTGCATCCCGTATTTGGAACTTGGGTGGCTCTAAAGTGTTCCAAACAGAAATCTGGAAATTAGCTGCTGCCCTTGGATGTGAGGGTTCCTACCTTCAGGTGGGATCGAAAGTGAGACACGGTTATTTATGGAATCTCACCATGAGGTACCCTCGTGCATGTGTGCCTCACCCTTATGCTTTACTAGTAGGATCTGTAAACATACAACCTGGGTTACAAAATTATGATGTAACTTGTAACAATTGTACCTTAACTAACTGCATTAGGGGAATTACTAATCAAACTAGGGTTCTAGTCTTAAGACAGCCTGCTTTTGTTATGGCTCCTGTAAAGATCAATGGGTCTTGGTATGATGAAAGAGGACTTGAACTTTGGAGAGAAGTAGAGGGTGCTTTAATGCGTTATCATAGGGGAATAGGGTTAGTAATTCTGGGATTTGTAGCTTTGGTAACCCTTATTGCTTCCTCGATTACTGCAGCCCTGACCCTGGCACACTCAGTGCAAACTGCAACTTTTGTTAATAATCTGGCACAAAATGTATCCGTTACCCTGGGGACTCAAGAAGATATTGACAAAAAGCTAGAAGATTGA
- the LOC123330143 gene encoding uncharacterized protein LOC123330143 isoform X3 encodes MGQGNSRQLFVHILKTMLKGRGIHVNKLQLEKFLLFIEEVCPWFPEEGTVSLKTWKKIRKQLQTYYSLHGPNRVPVDAFSLWTLIRDCLDPEHEGHKIQTALRDSRGPEVAEPSAPPPEPLYAVPEGTACKAGGNDDVLSSDEQEELNEQAAQYHREDMPWEMMVNMQSPLGKGELKHSGLSEEQLENLIQKSVIAVKKEAQGDSHSSQPVPPAYPPSVLAGLDPPPPFVEPRELISIPASLPGENIKIRSEILLSPLQQAIKRANEEGEHIPGFSGIYPVFENSQQQRMPKRRAGCRKGYADHDNGWSLYITGVTKESGIPQRRNGTGPLDIPFCDFGTRGRVTAAPWKLCRDGTATVYNIFGTNESLWDWSPDSARNPGAQDNRNFASRIWNLGGSKVFQTEIWKLAAALGCEGSYLQVGSKVRHGYLWNLTMRYPRACVPHPYALLVGSVNIQPGLQNYDVTCNNCTLTNCIRGITNQTRVLVLRQPAFVMAPVKINGSWYDERGLELWREVEGALMRYHRGIGLVILGFVALVTLIASSITAALTLAHSVQTATFVNNLAQNVSVTLGTQEDIDKKLED; translated from the exons ATGGGACAAGGCAATAGCCGCCAGTTATTTGTACATATATTGAAAACTATGTTAAAAGGTAGGGGAATTCATGTAAATAAGTTACAGCTagagaagtttttactttttatagagGAGGTTTGTCCCTGGTTTccagaggaaggaacagttagtctGAAAACTtggaaaaagataagaaaacaatTGCAGACATATTACTCCTTACATGGTCCCAATCGTGTTCCTGTGGATGCTTTTTCTTTATGGACTCTCATAAGAGACTGTCTGGATCCTGAACATGAGGGGCATAAGATTCAAACGGCTCTCAGGGATTCCAGGGGACCCGAAGTTGCAGAGCCTTCCGCCCCTCCGCCTGAGCCGCTTTATGCTGTGCCTGAGGGAACAGCTTGTAAGGCTGGAGGGAATGATGATGTGTTAAGCTCTGATGAACAGGAAGAGTTAAATGAACAAGCAGCTCAGTACCATAGAGAGGATATGCCTTGGGAGATGATGGTTAACATGCAATCCCCCTTGGGAAAAGGGGAATTAAAGCATTCAGGGCTTTCTGAAGAACAgctggagaatttaattcagaagagTGTTATAGCAGTTAAAAAGGAGGCACAGGGAGActcccactccagccagcctgtGCCTCCAGCATATCCTCCCTCGGTTCTTGCTGGACTCGATCCACCTCCGCCTTTTGTAGAACCGCGAGAGCTTATTTCTATCCCTGCTTCTTTACCcggtgaaaacataaaaattagaagtGAGATATTATTATCTCCTCTTCAACAAGCAATTAAGCGAGCTAATGAAGAAGGAGAACATATTCCCGGGTTTTCAGGAATCTATCCAGTGTTTGAAAATTCTCAACAGCAGAG GATGCCAAAGCGCCGCGCTGGCTGCCGGAAAG GATATGCTGATCATGACAATGGTTGGAGCCTATACATTACTGGAGTAACGAAAGAATCTGGAATTCCTCAACGACGTAATGGAACTGGTCCTTTAGATATCCCTTTCTGCGACTTTGGAACAAGGGGAAGAGTCACTGCTGCACCATGGAAACTGTGTCGAGATGGAACTGCTACAGTTTATAACATATTTGGGACAAATGAGTCATTGTGGGACTGGTCTCCAGACTCGGCCCGAAACCCTGGAGCTCAGGACAATAGGAACTTTGCATCCCGTATTTGGAACTTGGGTGGCTCTAAAGTGTTCCAAACAGAAATCTGGAAATTAGCTGCTGCCCTTGGATGTGAGGGTTCCTACCTTCAGGTGGGATCGAAAGTGAGACACGGTTATTTATGGAATCTCACCATGAGGTACCCTCGTGCATGTGTGCCTCACCCTTATGCTTTACTAGTAGGATCTGTAAACATACAACCTGGGTTACAAAATTATGATGTAACTTGTAACAATTGTACCTTAACTAACTGCATTAGGGGAATTACTAATCAAACTAGGGTTCTAGTCTTAAGACAGCCTGCTTTTGTTATGGCTCCTGTAAAGATCAATGGGTCTTGGTATGATGAAAGAGGACTTGAACTTTGGAGAGAAGTAGAGGGTGCTTTAATGCGTTATCATAGGGGAATAGGGTTAGTAATTCTGGGATTTGTAGCTTTGGTAACCCTTATTGCTTCCTCGATTACTGCAGCCCTGACCCTGGCACACTCAGTGCAAACTGCAACTTTTGTTAATAATCTGGCACAAAATGTATCCGTTACCCTGGGGACTCAAGAAGATATTGACAAAAAGCTAGAAGATTGA